The Pseudochaenichthys georgianus chromosome 24, fPseGeo1.2, whole genome shotgun sequence genome includes a region encoding these proteins:
- the LOC117440114 gene encoding adenosine 5'-monophosphoramidase HINT3 isoform X2 produces MKLLKSENNELVCFRDIYPAAPHHYLVVPIQHIHSCFSLHRGHVDLVKRMAEMGKAVLQDQGITNMEDISLGFHQPPCTSVDHLHLHVLAPRSQIYEHLMHKFIPKTDNFVTEESLRNRIKDKAPIVKGEWSGLYKLSRPSIFSRLSVLGSRR; encoded by the exons ATGAAATTGTTGAAGTCTGAG AACAATGAGCTGGTGTGTTTTAGAGACATTtaccctgctgctcctcaccacTACCTGGTTGTACCCATTCAGCACATCCACAGCTGCTTCTCGCTACACAGGGGACACGTTGATCTCG TTAAGAGGATGGCTGAAATGGGGAAAGCTGTGCTACAAGACCAAGGGATCACTAATATGGAGGATATAAG CCTCGGCTTCCACCAACCTCCCTGTACTTCCGTCGATCATCTCCACCTCCATGTGCTCGCCCCTCGCAGCCAAATATACGAACACTTGATGCATAAGTTTATTCCAAAGACGGACAATTTTGTTACG GAAGAAAGTCTCCGAAATCGTATTAAGGATAAAGCTCCCATAGTAAAGGGAGAGTGGAGTGGACTGTATAAACTATCAagaccatccatcttctcccgcttatccgtgctcgggtcgcggaggtag
- the LOC117440114 gene encoding adenosine 5'-monophosphoramidase HINT3 isoform X1 yields the protein MLRNNSTLTSESDETCIFCLIANGQDKDTQVIKNNNELVCFRDIYPAAPHHYLVVPIQHIHSCFSLHRGHVDLVKRMAEMGKAVLQDQGITNMEDISLGFHQPPCTSVDHLHLHVLAPRSQIYEHLMHKFIPKTDNFVTEESLRNRIKDKAPIVKGEWSGLYKLSRPSIFSRLSVLGSRR from the exons ATGTTGAGAAACAACTCAACATTAACTTCAGAAAGCGATGAAACTTGTATTTTCTGCTTGATAGCCAACGGTCAAGACAAAGACACACAAGTCATCAAAAAT AACAATGAGCTGGTGTGTTTTAGAGACATTtaccctgctgctcctcaccacTACCTGGTTGTACCCATTCAGCACATCCACAGCTGCTTCTCGCTACACAGGGGACACGTTGATCTCG TTAAGAGGATGGCTGAAATGGGGAAAGCTGTGCTACAAGACCAAGGGATCACTAATATGGAGGATATAAG CCTCGGCTTCCACCAACCTCCCTGTACTTCCGTCGATCATCTCCACCTCCATGTGCTCGCCCCTCGCAGCCAAATATACGAACACTTGATGCATAAGTTTATTCCAAAGACGGACAATTTTGTTACG GAAGAAAGTCTCCGAAATCGTATTAAGGATAAAGCTCCCATAGTAAAGGGAGAGTGGAGTGGACTGTATAAACTATCAagaccatccatcttctcccgcttatccgtgctcgggtcgcggaggtag